The following coding sequences lie in one Delphinus delphis chromosome 9, mDelDel1.2, whole genome shotgun sequence genomic window:
- the LOC132430668 gene encoding thymosin beta-4 — translation MGETEKFNKSKLKKTETQEKNPLPSKETIEQEKQAGES, via the coding sequence ATGGGTGAGACTGAGAAATTCAATAAGTCGAagttgaagaaaacagaaacgcaAGAGAAAAATCCACTGCCTTCAAAAGAAACGATTGAACAGGAGAAGCAAGCAGGTGAGTCGTAA